In Fodinibius salicampi, the genomic window CCGTAATAAGCAGGGTCGTATGACCTCTCGACATAGAGGCGGCGGCCACAAGCGGCGGTATCGTCAAATAGATTTTAACCGGGATAAACATGATGTCCCTGCAAAAGTCCAGACGATAGAATATGATCCAAATCGTTCGGCTCGAATTGCCTTGGTTGCTTATGCAGATGGTGAAAAAAGATATATCATTGCACCAGATAAACTATCCGTAGGTGATACAATAGTAAGCAGTACTTCTGCTATTGAGCCTGATGTAGGAAACGCAATGCCGATGAGCAAAATGCCACCGGGTACTTTTATTCACAACGTTGAGTTGAATCCTGGTAAAGGTGCTCAACTTTGTAGAAGTGCCGGAACGGTTGCACAGATGGTGGCAAAGACGGATAAATTTGTAACTGTAAAGCTTCCTTCAAGTGAAGTTAGAATGATTTTGGGAAGTTGTTTTGCAACAGTAGGTACAACCAGTAATACTGATCATTTTAATACAAGTATTGGTAAGGCTGGTCGTAACCGCTGGAAAGGAAAACGTCCGCACACTCGTGGTGTTGCTATGAACCCGGTTGATCACCCAATGGGAGGTGGCGAAGGTAAAGCTTCCGGTGGACATCCGCGTTCGCCTTGGGGACAATCTTCAAAGGGATTAAAGACCAGAAAACGTAAAAAGCTTTCGGATCGTTATATCGTCCGGGGCCGCAAAAAGTCTAAAAAGTAATTAGTTATGCCAAGATCGCTCAGAAAAGGACCTTACGTATATTATAAGTTACAGCGTAAGATCGATCAGATGAATGAAAGCGGTAAGAAGAATGTCATCAAAACCTGGTCACGTAGCTCTATGGTTACTCCGGATTTTGTTGGACTTACCTTAGCCGTTCATAACGGGAAGCAGTTTATCCCGGTATTTATTACAGAAAATATGGTTGGTCATAAGTTAGGTGAATTTGCACCTACTCGTACATTTCGTGGCCATCCTGAGAAGACGAAAACCAGAGAAGCACCGAGAAAACCAGGACAGTAAAGTATTATGGCTGAAGAAAAATTTGAAGCACGAGCGATACAAAAACATTTAAGGAAAGCACCACGTAAGGTACGCCTTGTTGCAGATGCCGTTCGGGGACAAAATGTTGCAAAAGCTCTTAAACGACTCGAATTTACTAATAAAGCATCTGCTCCTGATGTGGCAAAGGTCATTCAATCTGCTGCTGCAAATATCAGGGATAAGTTTCAGGAAGCACGGCTCGATAATGATGATCTTTACATTAAAGAGATTTTTGTAAATGAAGGAGCTACTTTAAAGCGAATTCAACCATCAGCAATGGGACGTGCTCATCAGATTAGAAAACGAACGTGTCATATCAATGTGACTGTGGCAAAAAAAGAAGAAGAATTAGTTAATTAATAAACGACAATACCTTGGGACAGAAATCACATCCAGTAGGTTTACGACTCGGAATTATACGCGGTTGGGATTCCAACTGGTATTCCGAAGAAAATGAACCCGAAATATTATATGAAGACACGAAGCTACGTGAATATTTGCATACACGTCTTCAAAACGGGGGTTTATCACGTGTTATTATCGAGCGTACACCGAAACGAATACTTCTTACGCTGAAAACAAGCCGACCTGGCGTTATTATTGGTAAAGGCGGTGAGCAAATTGAACTTCTTCGTGAAGAGCTTAAGAAAATTACCAGTAAAGAAGTTCAAATTAATGTCAGTGAAATTAAACGACCAGAAACGGATGCCAGTCTGGTAGCGCAGAATATTGCTCAGCAGTTGGAGGCGCGGATCTCCTTCCGGCGTGCTATGAAGACGGCTATTTCCTCAGCAATGAGAATGGGTGCTGAAGGCATAAAGATTCGATGCGCCGGACGTTTAGGTGGTTCTGAGATGGCCCGTACCGAACAGTATCATGAAGGACGCGTTCCTTTGCATACGCTTCGGGCTGATATCGATTATTACAATACCACAGCAAACACTATTTATGGATCGATCGGTGTGACTGTATGGATCTTTAAGGGTGAGGTTCTCGGAGATATTGAACTAACCCCCGGCGATGCCCATACACAGCAAAAGGACGATTCCCGAGGAAGACGAGGCGGTAAACGACGGTCTCGCAGGAAACGAAGAAATCGAAGTAACTAATTACAGAAATAATATAAATCATGCTTGAACCAAAACGCGTAAAACGGCGCCGGCAACATCGCAGAAGCCTTGATGGTACGGCACATAGGGGACATACGCTGGCTCACGGAGATTTTGGCCTGAAGGCTATGGAGCCTAAATATATTACTTCCAGGCAGATTGAATCTTGCCGTATTGCAATTGCTCGACAGTTGCAACGTGATGGACAGACGTGGATTCGTATTTTCCCGGATATGCCCAAAACTGCTCAACCCGCAGAAACACGGATGGGTAAAGGTAAAGGGGCTGTAGAAGAGTATGTTGCGGTTGTAAAACCGGGACGTATCTTATTCGAAATTTCCGGAGTGCCTTTGGAAGTTGCACGTGAAGCGATGCGCCGTGCAGATTATAAACTTCCCATTCAAACAAAATTTATCGTTCGTCGCGATTACGACGGACCTTAAGTTCAAAGGATTTAATTAAACGCATGAAAGCACACGAACTTAGAGAACTAACTATTACGGAATTAAAATCACGGCTTGAAGACGAAAAGCAAGCATTGCAGGATATGAAGTTTAATCATGCAATAGCGGGTCAACTGGAAAATCCCGCGCGTGTAACGATGACCCGACGAGAAATAGCTCGTCTGCACACGATTATTACTGAAAAAGAACAAGAAGAAAGTGCTGGATAACTGAACTATGGCACAAACTGAACGAGTACAACGAAGACAAAAAACAGGTCGCGTAGTTAGCAACAGAATGGATAAGACCATTACAGTTGCGGTAGACCGCAAGGTCAAGCACGCGATTTATGGTAAGTTTATCACAAAAACGACCAAGTATATGGCTCATGATGAGAAGAATGAGGCCAATGAAGGAGATGTTGTCCAAATTATGTCAACACGACCTCTGTCCAAGCGGAAAACTTGGCGTCTTGTAGAGATCTTAGAACGAGCAAAATAACGGATACATATTTAGGAATTAGCAATGATACAAGCTCAAACAAAATTAAATGTTGCTGACAATAGCGGTGCACGAGAGCTAAAGTGTATAAAAGTTCTCGGTGATTCTAAGCGACGATATGCAAGTATTGGTGATATTATTTCCTGTTCTGTTAAAACTGCTATTCCTGGCGGTAACGTCAAAAAAGGAGAAGTAGTAAATGCAGTAATTGTACGGACTAAAAAGGAAATTCGCCGAAATGACGGTAGCTATATTCGGTTTGATGAAAATGCTGCTGTAGTCATAAATAAAGAAAGTGAACCTGTCGGTACCCGGATATTTGGTCCGGTTGCTCGGGAACTACGAGAAAGGAATTATATGCGCATTGTATCACTTGCGCCTGAAGTGCTTTAAAAACTGAATTGAATTATGCCACGTAATAAAAACAAACGAAAAAAATTACACGTCAAAAAAGGCGATGAAGTAAAAGTCATCGCTGGTAATGAGAAAGGTAAAGAAGGTCGTATACTGGCTGTCTTTCCTGAGAAAGAACGTGTTTTGGTTGAAGGAATTAACATGCGTGTTCATCACGATCAACCTACACAGGAGAATCCCCAGGGGGGTCGTATTGAACGTGAAGTAGCAATTCATGTATCTAATGTTATGGTGATAGATCCTTCTACTGGCGAACCGACACGTGTAGGTCGGAAGCGTATTGAGGAAGACGGCGGCGGACGATGGGTTCGTTATGCTAAAACAAGTGGCGAGATTATTGATAAATAAGAAGTAATTATTAAGAATGGCAGAAGCAAGACTTTACACAGAATACAAAGAGGAAATAGTTTCAAACCTTACAGAGCAGTTTGATTATGCGAGTATAATGGCTGTTCCTAAACTTAAAAAGATTGTTGTTAACTGCGGTGTCGGTGAGGCTGTTGAGAATGAAAAACGGTTGGACCGGGTCGTAGAAAATGTGGCTCAAATAACTGGACAAAAGCCAGTTACTACCAAGGCCAAAAAGTCTATCTCGAACTTTAAAACACGGGAAGGTCAGCCTATTGGTTGTAAAGTAACATTGCGCAAGAAGCAAATGTATGAGTTTTTGGATCGATTAATAAACCTTGCGTTACCTCGCACTCGTGATTTTAGGGGAGTTCCTGACAAAAGTTTTGATGGACGTGGAAATTATACGTTAGGTATTAAGGAGCATACTATTTTTCCTGAAATAAATACCGATGAAGTAGAAAATATACATGGCCTTGATGTTACCTTTGTAACTTCCGCTGAGACGGATGAAGAGGCTTATGCCCTGTTAAAGGAATTTGGAATGCCATTTCAGAAACGAAATTAAATCTACAAGCAAATAAACTATGGCAAAAGCAGCTTGGATAGCACGAAATAAGAAGAGAAAACGAACGGTTGAAAAGTACGCAGAAAAGCGTAAAAAACTCAAGGAAGAAGGTAAGTGGGAAGAGCTTCAAAAACTTCCTCGTGATGCCAGTCCAACTAGAGTAAATAACCGGTGTAGTCTTACGGGCCGATCCCGTGGATATATACGCAAGTACGGAATTTCACGAATAAAGTTTCGTGAACTTGCTCTCGACGGTAAAATTCCCGGTATTAGAAAAGCAAGCTGGTAAAAAACTAACGAAGAACTTTTATGTTTGATCCAATATCAGATTATTTAACGCAAATTAGAAACGCTCAGCAGGCAGGACATCGCCGGGTAGATATTCCGGCATCGAAGCTGAAGCGTGCTATGACCAAAATCCTATTAGATAAAGGATACATTAATAAGTATATCAATATTGATGATGGTAAACAGGGAATGCTTCGCCTGTTTTTAAAGTACGATGCCTATGGGCAACCGGTTATTAAAAAGCTGGAACGTCGTTCTAAACCCGGACTACGGGAATATCGCGGGTCCGATGAAATTCCCCGTGCTCTAAACGGTTTAGGTATTGTTATAATGTCTACCTCCCGTGGAGTAATGACCGATAAAGAAGCCCGCAAGCTTAAAGTGGGTGGTGAAGTATTATGCACTGTTTATTAAAACTAAAGCTATAGAATTATGTCTCGTATCGGAAATCAGCCGATTGAATTAAAAGATGATGTAGAATTCAGCATTGATGCTGATAATGTTATTACTGTAAAAGGCAGTGAGGGTAATGATACCCTTAAGGTTGATGATAGTATCAGTGTTGAAGAGAAAGACGGTGAACTTATTGTAAGCCGTAGTTCTGAAGAGCAGTCTCAACGTGCTCTGCACGGCCTGTACCGTACTCTTATTAGTAATATGATTGAAGGAGTTACGGAAGGATATAAAAAGGAATTAGAACTTAGAGGAGTTGGGTACCGTGCATCAATAAGTAACGGTGTACTGGAAATGACTCTTGGATTTTCTCATCCTATTTATTTTGTCGCTCCCGATGGAGTAGATATTGAAGTTGAGACTAAAGGAAGAAAAAATCCTACAATAATTATTTCAGGAATTAATAAGGAATTAGTTGGACAGGTTTCCGCTAAGATACGTTCTCTTCGTCCCCCTGAACCATATAAAGGAAAAGGAATTCGATATGTTGGCGAATGGGTTCGTAGAAAAGCCGGTAAATCTGCTGCTAAAGCTTAATTAGAATTATTACGATGGATAAGACAACGAAAAAAAGGTTACGCCGAGAAAAAATACGTCGTCGTATTCGTGCCACTGTGCGCGGGACGGCTGAGAGACCTCGTTTAGGGGTATATAAAAGTAATAAACACGTATATTCACAACTTATCGATGATGTTTTGGGAAAGACCCTTGTTTCGGTTTCTACCCAGACTGAGGAGATTGCAGATAAAGTAGAAGGAAAATCTAAAA contains:
- the rplB gene encoding 50S ribosomal protein L2, which codes for MSTKKQKPTTPGARHRTAPVFDEVTVSKPTVKRLVKGKHQSGGRNKQGRMTSRHRGGGHKRRYRQIDFNRDKHDVPAKVQTIEYDPNRSARIALVAYADGEKRYIIAPDKLSVGDTIVSSTSAIEPDVGNAMPMSKMPPGTFIHNVELNPGKGAQLCRSAGTVAQMVAKTDKFVTVKLPSSEVRMILGSCFATVGTTSNTDHFNTSIGKAGRNRWKGKRPHTRGVAMNPVDHPMGGGEGKASGGHPRSPWGQSSKGLKTRKRKKLSDRYIVRGRKKSKK
- the rpsS gene encoding 30S ribosomal protein S19, yielding MPRSLRKGPYVYYKLQRKIDQMNESGKKNVIKTWSRSSMVTPDFVGLTLAVHNGKQFIPVFITENMVGHKLGEFAPTRTFRGHPEKTKTREAPRKPGQ
- the rplV gene encoding 50S ribosomal protein L22, with amino-acid sequence MAEEKFEARAIQKHLRKAPRKVRLVADAVRGQNVAKALKRLEFTNKASAPDVAKVIQSAAANIRDKFQEARLDNDDLYIKEIFVNEGATLKRIQPSAMGRAHQIRKRTCHINVTVAKKEEELVN
- the rpsC gene encoding 30S ribosomal protein S3, with protein sequence MGQKSHPVGLRLGIIRGWDSNWYSEENEPEILYEDTKLREYLHTRLQNGGLSRVIIERTPKRILLTLKTSRPGVIIGKGGEQIELLREELKKITSKEVQINVSEIKRPETDASLVAQNIAQQLEARISFRRAMKTAISSAMRMGAEGIKIRCAGRLGGSEMARTEQYHEGRVPLHTLRADIDYYNTTANTIYGSIGVTVWIFKGEVLGDIELTPGDAHTQQKDDSRGRRGGKRRSRRKRRNRSN
- the rplP gene encoding 50S ribosomal protein L16 yields the protein MLEPKRVKRRRQHRRSLDGTAHRGHTLAHGDFGLKAMEPKYITSRQIESCRIAIARQLQRDGQTWIRIFPDMPKTAQPAETRMGKGKGAVEEYVAVVKPGRILFEISGVPLEVAREAMRRADYKLPIQTKFIVRRDYDGP
- the rpmC gene encoding 50S ribosomal protein L29 is translated as MKAHELRELTITELKSRLEDEKQALQDMKFNHAIAGQLENPARVTMTRREIARLHTIITEKEQEESAG
- the rpsQ gene encoding 30S ribosomal protein S17 is translated as MAQTERVQRRQKTGRVVSNRMDKTITVAVDRKVKHAIYGKFITKTTKYMAHDEKNEANEGDVVQIMSTRPLSKRKTWRLVEILERAK
- the rplN gene encoding 50S ribosomal protein L14, which codes for MIQAQTKLNVADNSGARELKCIKVLGDSKRRYASIGDIISCSVKTAIPGGNVKKGEVVNAVIVRTKKEIRRNDGSYIRFDENAAVVINKESEPVGTRIFGPVARELRERNYMRIVSLAPEVL
- the rplX gene encoding 50S ribosomal protein L24; amino-acid sequence: MPRNKNKRKKLHVKKGDEVKVIAGNEKGKEGRILAVFPEKERVLVEGINMRVHHDQPTQENPQGGRIEREVAIHVSNVMVIDPSTGEPTRVGRKRIEEDGGGRWVRYAKTSGEIIDK
- the rplE gene encoding 50S ribosomal protein L5, with amino-acid sequence MAEARLYTEYKEEIVSNLTEQFDYASIMAVPKLKKIVVNCGVGEAVENEKRLDRVVENVAQITGQKPVTTKAKKSISNFKTREGQPIGCKVTLRKKQMYEFLDRLINLALPRTRDFRGVPDKSFDGRGNYTLGIKEHTIFPEINTDEVENIHGLDVTFVTSAETDEEAYALLKEFGMPFQKRN
- the rpsN gene encoding 30S ribosomal protein S14 is translated as MAKAAWIARNKKRKRTVEKYAEKRKKLKEEGKWEELQKLPRDASPTRVNNRCSLTGRSRGYIRKYGISRIKFRELALDGKIPGIRKASW
- the rpsH gene encoding 30S ribosomal protein S8; the protein is MFDPISDYLTQIRNAQQAGHRRVDIPASKLKRAMTKILLDKGYINKYINIDDGKQGMLRLFLKYDAYGQPVIKKLERRSKPGLREYRGSDEIPRALNGLGIVIMSTSRGVMTDKEARKLKVGGEVLCTVY
- the rplF gene encoding 50S ribosomal protein L6, which codes for MSRIGNQPIELKDDVEFSIDADNVITVKGSEGNDTLKVDDSISVEEKDGELIVSRSSEEQSQRALHGLYRTLISNMIEGVTEGYKKELELRGVGYRASISNGVLEMTLGFSHPIYFVAPDGVDIEVETKGRKNPTIIISGINKELVGQVSAKIRSLRPPEPYKGKGIRYVGEWVRRKAGKSAAKA
- the rplR gene encoding 50S ribosomal protein L18, producing the protein MDKTTKKRLRREKIRRRIRATVRGTAERPRLGVYKSNKHVYSQLIDDVLGKTLVSVSTQTEEIADKVEGKSKIESAEVVGKQLAAIAEEKGIKKVVFDRSGYKYHGVIKALAEGAREGGLDF